From the genome of Equus quagga isolate Etosha38 unplaced genomic scaffold, UCLA_HA_Equagga_1.0 160573_RagTag, whole genome shotgun sequence:
CTCCGCCCCAGAAGCCACAGGCCACCCAGAGCCTGAGCAAAGGGGAGAGTCGGCACACAGCCAAGGGGTCGGAAGGGGATGTCCCACCATCGATGTGGGGGCCAGTCCAAGCAGATTTGGCTGCGGTGGTCCCTAGGGTAGCCCCCCTCAGGCAGacgccctcccccaccccagcaggaaCAAGGCCCAGGAGGCACTTTCTGGAACCAGGCACTTTTAATCAGGAGCCAAGGCTGGGActgagtggggtggggggcctgggCGGGGCAGGGAGTGAGGGGACCAGGGCCATTAAGGTTAGAGCGGAGCCCCTGGGATCCAAAGGGGATCTTCAGGGTGCCCAGGCCAGGGCAGTGGGCAGCAGGCCCTGTGGTGGGGTCAGGGTGGAGCCCCCGGGGCGGCACCCTGGGGGGCGGTGGCCCTGGGTCAGAACATGGGGCAGGGCCCAGCCCGTCAGTCATAGTCTGAGTCGTCGAACTTGGTGCTGAAGAAGGCAGCAGAGTCCTTGGCCAGCCGGGACAGGTGCAAGGCGCCAGTCACCACCAGTGCCAGGAGCAGCAGCGGCGGCACCAGCGCCCACATCGCGGCCAGGATGTTGTAGCACTTGGCCTTGGAGCCGAAACGCCGGGCTGCCTCCAAGTCTCCAGCCACTTTCTGGTCTCGGGCCTGCAAACCAGTGGCAGGGCCAGGTCTCTATCTGTGCTTGGGGCGAGGGGCCTGCCTCCCGCACCCCAGGAAACCACTGGGTCCACACCATGCTGGACCCAAACTCTGGATGGAGGGATGTGGCCTGAGGGGACATTGCCCTGGGCTTGACTCACTCCCTTCACAGCCCCCAACCAGACACTGGGGCTTGGCCCTCCAAGGGCCCTTGTGTCCTAGGGGACCTCAGCCTAAGGGGAGCTGGAAGGGGCCCCTGTCTCCTCCCACTCCAGCTATGGACCCAGTGGCCATCCCAGGCCAGCCTCAGCCTGCAAGGACCCTCCAAGTGGGGAGTCCTCTGGGGTGCTGAGACCCCCCCAGAAGCTGAAGGTAGGGGGCTTTGTTCACAAGACCCCCAGCATGTGAAAAGCCCCCATTTGATGAAAGAGGCCCCCTTGGGTAACCCCCCATCGACGCTACTCTTCTGGATGGACTAGATTCCCTTGAGGACAGCCCCTTCGTTTTTGTGAGCAGCACCCGGCCTGGGACGCCCTCATGAGCTGCAGAGCGCAGAGCCCGCCGTCCCCAGGGAGTAGCCCCTTGATAAGCAGCTCCCCTTGGAGACCTCCTCCTCCCTCTACTTGATAAAGCAGCCCCCCAGTGACCACCAAACCCCATAGAgacccttcccctgcccccagcttaCAAGCAGCCCCCTCAAACGCTCTAGGCCCCCTCGACAAAGCCCCCCAGAAAGCACCCCGCCCGCCCACCTTGATGGAGTAGGCCAGCGCCAGGAAGCCGAGGCAGCACAGGTTCAGGTAGAGGGTGCTGAACACCGACCAGATCAGGTGGTCCCGAGGCGGGGA
Proteins encoded in this window:
- the LOC124233195 gene encoding interferon-induced transmembrane protein 5 isoform X3, producing the protein MDTSYPREDPRAPRKADGAAHTALALGAPRSPPRDHLIWSVFSTLYLNLCCLGFLALAYSIKARDQKVAGDLEAARRFGSKAKCYNILAAMWALVPPLLLLALVVTGALHLSRLAKDSAAFFSTKFDDSDYD
- the LOC124233195 gene encoding interferon-induced transmembrane protein 5 isoform X2, with the protein product MALSVGAGQPTVGGRAAGAISGPGRPPSKRSLREAETALEPMDTSYPREDPRAPRKADGAAHTALALGAPRSPPRDHLIWSVFSTLYLNLCCLGFLALAYSIKARDQKVAGDLEAARRFGSKAKCYNILAAMWALVPPLLLLALVVTGALHLSRLAKDSAAFFSTKFDDSDYD